The region AGTGCACAATAGCAGTTAGGTTTGGGTTGGCTATGATAACTAATTGAACACCGTCCCTTGGAACAGAGTTTCCATCGTGTCTACATGAATATGTACAGTAGCTTTGATCATttatagaaaaacactgcaacaAGGTTCAGCATGTTCAGACAAGATCACGAAATCCATGTGGAAACAATATAACTTGTGAAAGATGGTTCAGGTGTGACACGGCGACACCACACAGGCAACAAGCAAAGTATTAATTATTCTATTAATAGACTCTTTCTGgactatgatcactgcaatccACAGACTGTAATTTCACCTTGGGAGTGTGCTTTTGAATCGTCAGTACAAACTGGCATTTTTATGGTATCCTGATGGATTCAGTGAACTGGACTTTCGAGAATGCAGACAGCCACAGCAGCCACTTGGAGCTGGATCGGAGCAGTGGTGCCTGGCCCTGAGAGCAAAAAACGAACTGATATTTGGCTGGTTTAAGTGCTGAGCCAGCTTAAATAGATCAAGGCATCAAGGATGAACCActaacgagagaaaatctgcagatgctggaaatctgcgccacacacacaaaatgctagaggaactcagcaggtcaggcagcatctaggaaaagagtacagttgacgttttgggctgaaacccttcggcatgACTGTGGTCAAAGAGTTGGAAAGCAGCAGGAATCACAGCAGGGGGGCAGTGAGAGATAGTTTCACTGAAGTCCCaatgaagggaagatttaaactccttcagggtaggcatccccgGACAAGACTTGGCAGAGTAgcaatccaatcacaaacaagaggaaatctgcagatgctggaaatccgagcaacacacaaagtgccagaggaactcagcaggccaggcagcatctatggtaaattGTACAGACGGCAttctgggctgaaatcctggtCAGAATCCCGACAGACTCACTGTTCAACTCACTACTCTGTGAGGTTCACTCGCCTCAgcgttgaactgactctgcagctatGGCCTGTAACCATGAagctcctggaccagctgcaaCATTGAACTGGCTCTatggctgtggattcactttctgGGACTCTATGGTTAACGTTCtgagtgttatttgtttactttcttatcatttgcacaatttggtcttttttttacacattggatgtttgatggaCTTTGTTGTGTgaatttttttaatgggttctattgtgtgttttgtggctgtctgcaagaagttgAATTTTAAggttatatacagtatacatatagtagtttgataataaatgtacattgaactttgaacttaatatATTTCTTTCAATGTCATTTTTACAGATGTGGACTCGATACAGCCACACTATTCTTCTGATGATACAGAATCAGTGTCGTCTGATCAAAATAAACAAAATCTTCAAAAGGAGCAGCAAAGGAACTCCGTCTTCATCGCCTCGAATGATTCCAAGCAGTATGCTACTGAACAAACCAAGGACATATGGAGTCAGCAGAGATTCTTCAGTGAAGGAGTGTCATCCAGGACATTACTAGAGAAAAGTGACAGCAGAGACCTCTGTGAGCAATCTGAAAATGAGTCCTTGTATTCTTGTTCCTCTGTCTCTTCGCTTGCAGCTATTCAAAGCATTGAGTCTGCTCGAGACCGCTGTTCGTCAGAGCCCAGCGTTTGCCTGTCGCACCATCTTGCTTTGTCGCATGAGCCAGTGGCCCGCCAATccagctgtgatgcaaccatgaCTCATGGCCACATTGATTACTTACAGCAGTTGAAAATGCTTCAGATTGAAAGCCAGAAGCTATTAGATGATGGGAGAGGACTTGTTTCTAATAAAATGAAATATGCATTTTGGAGATCTCCTCAGATAAATGCCAAAATGAAGCAGCCTAACCCCCATAGACTGAATTTCTCAACAAGGTCAAGTTTATCTAGTCTGTCTTCTCCTACAACCTCCCCATCAGAATCATCACTTAGTTCAATAGATAGTGCCTTCTCTTATTCTGAATCTTCAATGTTTGGTCATAATGACTCTTTCCTCTCAATGTTGGGGAATTCTGGAAGAAACCAGGTATCCTCATCTTATACCTCCAATAGGCTTTCTGGTAAATTAGTTGGGGCATCGCCATCTTCAATGGCTTCCTGCCTTGACGATGTGCATTGGTACAATGGCATGGAGAAAGAAAGGAACATGGATTACGAAAATGAGGGAGAGGATTCTGCCCAAATATCAATGAGGCACAAAAATCAAGCATCTTTGGACATTGGAAATTCTGAGAAAGATGTTGAATGTTTTACAAATGCAACATGCATTGGACAAGATCACACGGAGAAAAATATTGTCCCAAATAACACAGAGATGTTAAATGGAGAAAGTCaccaggaaataaacagtttgaCTGTTCTTAATGCAACACAATCACCAGAGGACCCAACTAGTAGTACTATTAAACGCACAAAAATAACCTTCTACATGACTCCAGGAAAGATCTTATCTATACAGCACCGTGGTGATCAAGATGTGCAGAACCCTGAAGTTACTGATGCTGAACAAGATGACAACAGCCACTATGCCGTTTCATCACCCAGAAAAGAAACTCAAAGACGGTCGGCACAGACTATAAAGCTCCACATCCCACAATCTGTGTTTTATGGACAGAATTCACCTTTAGTTCTTCAGTCAGTGGGCCGAAGGCAAATCGTTGAAAGGTCGAAACCATCTGAGCAGGGTATTACACCCAAGGACTTTTTACCCAGAAGTCCTTCCAGAGACTCTCTTTCACAGAGCGACAAGGACTGCTCAAGTCCTTCCCACCGTCCTCAGCAATGCAGCAATAGCACAAGTAACAAAAGGCATGCCCTTCGCATTGTCATGCCTCCCTCTGTAAAAAGTACTGTCAAGGACTACTTCCTccataatgaggctaaactccGCTTCAGAGACACGACAACAGTTGCGAGCGAGCTAGTTAGCGGCAGGCAAGAATGGCAAAGGAGACAGTGCACCAAGACATATTTAGAAGACTTCGAAAATATTGTTTACACAGATGAATCTTATGTCTAAAAATTCTATCAGATGTTTTCATTACACCTGGTCAGCTCTTCATATTTTGTTACTGATATACCAGTTCCTACATAAAAGACGACATGGGTGGTACTTATGTATATTGAGCACTGGCAGCATTAACATGGCCTAGAGGATTTTGTTTCAGTCATTAGCAATCTTCTACATGTTTGTAGGATGTTCTCCATCCATTATTTTAATGGAAAAGCTAACTGCTTAAAGCCTATTGAAGTACTGGACAGAGGGACAATTTTTACTTTTATATTTCTAATATTGAaatcattttctgtatttatatcATGACAATGTTTCTCACAACCCCTTTCTCATTTTGTTTCCCTCTGGCTTAAGCACACCCAGTTTTTCCTTGGGAATTTTTTCTTTGATGTCTGGCTGATGTTGATGGCTTTCCTCTAAGATGTCTGATCCAAACTTTGTGATTGAGCAATCCATTTGCCTTTGTGTTACAAAGAGTATTGCACTAACTGAACAGGCATTGGGAAGATTACCATGAAGTTTCAGGCATGTGATTGAAGTCCAGTTAGAGCCCTAAGCACATTGGCACCTATAAATCAGGTGCTGCGCATATTGGTGATTGAGGTCGTAGAGTCACACAGCCCAGAAACAGACACATTTGCCCATCAAATCCATATCCATCAAGTCAAGCATCCATTTTCCACAACCGTGTTTCGTTTCCCCACATTCCATTAACTTCCCCTTAATTtctcccactcacccacacattgaaaacaatttacagtggcccaCTAACTCACTAACCTCCAGATCTTAGGGAATGCAGAGGAAACAGTAGCACCTGGAgtaagccacacagtcacagagaaaagGTGCAAATTCTATAGCACCAGATGTCAGAATTGAATGCTACTAGCCGGGTCTGTGAGGCAGCAGGTTTATGTGCTGTACCAGCATGTCACCCAACAGATATCTACCTGCAGGGAAGAAATCTGCACTATTTAAAGGGGAAACAAATTCTACATGTATAGATTTTCTTGATTACTGGAATGTTTGATTGACCATTCCACCAATTGCCTTCACCGGATTGCTGGGTTTGATAAATACAGTCATAATCTCTAATCACCAGGATGTGCCATTCACTGTCTGTTACAGATGACCTCAAtcgagaggagggagggggaggctaTTATAATTGGTTCCTCATGAGATTAAGATGTGCCAGTGTTAAAGGCTTGTTTATCCAGTATGTGCACGTGACTATTAGGCAAGAGCAAAAACAAGCCTGTTTAATGATTCTAGTTGGTTGTCCTTGTAAACACAACAGAGAATGCCATTAGATTGGATATTTATTTGCTTACCTCTCTGGTTTCTTGCCTGACTTTATACGGATTATGCAGTGAGACTGAGAGGGTATGGCTCTCAAACCCGAAACTTTGGTACATTCCTTTTACATGTTTTCCATTTGGATTTCATTTTAACAATGGTACCCATTTCTCAGTGGCATAGAAGGTGTGGATAAtttttattttgaaaaaaaattgctgTCCCTTTGTTCCTGCATGAACAATATTAATTGTATAGTGTATAGAGCTGAAGCAAATGTTAAActattgcatttattttaatCTGAGCTATTAACTACCTTGAATGTTACACATTTTGAGGAATATTTTAGATCACCATATTTATTATAACTAATGAACACTAAAGttctttttataattatataaagctttATTAAAAATTAGTTAATTCTATGTGTCATTGGAACCTGACTATAGTAGTTAAAGGAGACAAGGTCAAACTCTCAGTAGAATAATACAAGCTGATCTCAATCAGAGTGGGCAAGGGAGAGGAAAAATAAACAGACTCACATTACTGGGTGCCAATTGTTGGAGCACATGTTTGTTTGGATGTTAATTGAAGATAACACTGGGTTTTAATTTGATAGCCCATAGCTAATAGTGAGCAAGAATTCATTGTCTCAACCTGCAGATAAAGAATGGCAACCTACAATGTATCATTGCTCAATGGAACCTATTCCCAGTAATAATTTGGACCTTCACAATAAGATGACAGAAAACTGAGGGGCCAGTATGCAGGGAGTTGGGGAaagtggggtggagagggatgggATTGAAAAGTATAATACAGCAATGTTCAGTGCAGCTCAAGACTTTGAGAGGTGCAGTAACTTGGAAAATAGTGAATGGATTTGACATTTATGTGGATTAAACACTTCAGAAATTATTGGCAGAAAAAGGTGATAGCTAAGTATATTAAGAGATCTGAGTTTCTGGTGAGAGTTTGTATGGTCACCCAGGCGTAGTCAATGTCAGAATAATTGGAACAATGCTTGAAGAGAAAAATGATAATTTTCTTTTCATTCTGGAATTAAGTAAAAGAAGTATATTTCACCTATGCTATCCAACTTGCCAATAAAGTCATAGAGTTAAATGGCATGGAAGCAGGCCTCTTGGCCAGCTCTTCTATGCCCATCAAGGTGCCTACTGGGCTAGTCCttttggccacacattttaattccacatcccattcccattctgatatgtctatccatggcctcctctactgtaaagatgaagccacactcaggttggaggaacaacaccttatattccatctgggtagcctccaacctgatggcatgaacattgacttttctaacttccgttaatgccccacctccccatcgtaccccatgaattatttcccatcctctgggcttcccccctctccctaggcctcccatcccatgatcctctcatatcccttttgccaatcaactgtccagctcttggctccatccctcctcctcctgtcttctcctatcatttttgatctccccctccccctcacacttttaaatctcttactgtctcttctttcagttagtcctgaagaagggtttcggcccgagacgtcaactgtacctctacctatagatgctgcctggcctgctgcgttcaccagcaacttttatgtgtgttgctagtcctatttgcctgcatttgacccaggTCTCTCTAAACCTCTATACATGAGCCAGTCCAAATGTCTTCTAAACACTAATTGTCTGCAGTTTTCATTCTAATCAGAAGACTCAAAGCATCCGGTATTGaccttcattgtaaattgtactggaacagaaaaggaatctcagacaTGTTTATGTAATGACTTCACATCACGATAATTATTCTTGTGTTGCATTCTCCTCATGCTGATGAGGAAGTTACTGCTATTGTACCAACCTAGCAGTTAAAATTGCAATCCTGGATCAATGTGTGATTGGACTCCAACTAGAAGGATACAGCTGCTTCAGGTGAGTGCTCTTGCTGTCTGCTGCAATAAACAACCTAAAATTCCAAACAATGGAAATGGAGAAGGATGTTTCAGATAAGTTTCTAAATGATATTGAATGGCTTCCCACTTAATTTCTGTTACACATCCTTGGTTAGATAGAACTGTAATCTATTGACAACATTCTTAGCATGAAGGGAAAAATTATCAATAATAAAATTGGATCATAGGTTTTGACTTGTCTTAATTTGTCTGACCAAGTCAGACACCATAGTGTTTTGTTGAAGCTGTCCTTAAATTTAGACATATGGTATAGTGAAATcttttattatgttttgtaacaccaaaacataaaatctaattgaaaggaaaacaaggacaTAACTTGGGTatgtttgtttttactttaagcgaggggCACACGTATAACATGGTAGAGTCAagacgtatgcaattcatgtatttttgcatataaccataatgaattaaataagcaatgaagAATGATGAATCAAGCAATACagttacaagattactcaaatagtactgaaatattaaattcacagaactcctccctgcttagctataaactccaactcaatatagagtgCATCTCATATGTATACATTGGATAtgatataatacaactactatatagacatccacagcatagtaaattttaaattgtcccattcaggcctgaagatttaatcactgtgggggatttcttactcttatgggataatgtctttcttgACAAGGGGAatcactctgtttggcaggtgaAACTTGTGGCTGAGAGGACAACCTCAGGTCCTGGAGCCTCCTCAatagtggttgtaggagttgactctgagactgcagaaaGAGGTTCTGGccatcttttttctccttttctACTCCGATCTTACTTTTTCTCACCTTCCTTTTTTGCTTCTTCTAGTTTCCTGTGAGTATCTCTCAATTTGCTAATTTCTTGAGAAATTAGGTCTCGTTTATTGTCTTCCATTTCCACAGAACTTATGttatcctcctctctctcttttttttttctttataggATGTGTATCATGAACTTGGAAAGGTTcacttagttcactggagtattctcttatttatctttttcttgctccctttatgatctgttCTCttaagaaacattgaaacatagaaaacctacagcacaatacaggccctttggcccacaatgctgtgctgaatatgtacttactttagaaatgacctagggttacccacagccctctatttttctgagctccatgtacctgcccaggagtctcttaaaagaccctatcgtatccacctccaccacagttgccagcagcccattctacgcactcaccactctctgcgtaaaaaaacttacccctgacatcttctcggTACCTAATTCCAAGCAGCCTTAAAACTGtcccctctcgtgttagccacttcagccctgggaaaaagcctctgactatccacatgatcaatgcctctcatcatcttatacacctctatcaggtcacctctcatcctccgtcactgcaaggaaaaaagaccaagttcactcaacctgttttcaaaaggcatgctccctaacccaggcaacgtccttgtaaatctcctctgcaccctttctatagtttctacatccgtCCTGTAgtgagttggccagaattgagcagagtactccaaatgaggtctgaccagggtcctatatagctgcaacattacctctcggctcttgaactcaatctcacggttgatgaaggccaatgcaccgtatgccttcttaaccacagagtcaacttgtgcagcaactttgagtgtcctatggactcagaccccaagttccctctgatcctccacactaccaagagtcttaccattaatactgtattctgccatcatatatggtttgccaaaatgaaccacttcacatttatctgggttaaactccatctgctacttctcagcccagttttgcatcttatggatgtcccactgtaacctctgacagccctccacactatctacaacacccccaacctttgtgttatcagtgaATTTagtaactcatccctccactcctTCATCCAGGTCTTTTATAAAAAACATgacgagaaggggtcccagaacagatccctgaggcacaccactggtcgccagcctccatgcagaatatgacccgtctacaaccactctgccttctgtgtgaaagccagttctggatccacaaaacaatgtcaccttggatcccatgccaccttactttctcaataagccttgcatgggttaccttatcaaatgccttgctgaaatccatatacacgacatctatggctctaccttcatcaatgcgtttagtcacaacctcaaaaaattaaatcaggctcataaggcatgaccttgcctttgacaaagccatgctgactattcctgaacatattatgcctctgcaaatgttcataaatcctgcctctcaggatcttatctatcaacttaccaaccactgaagttagactcattgttctataatttcttgggctatctctactccctttcttgaataagggaagaaccaggaccctggtcaggccccatttggagtactgtgctcagttctggtcacctcactataggaaggatgtggaaaccatagaaagggtgaagaggagatatacaaggatgttgcctggattggggagcatgccttatgagaataggttgagtgaacccgacattttctccttggagcgacggaggatgagaggtgacctgatagaggtgtataagatgatgagaggcattgatcgcgtggatagtcagaggatttttccagggctgaaatggctagcacaagagttttaaggtgcttggaaaaaggtacagaagagatatcaggactaagttttttatgcagagagtggtgagtgcatggaatgggctgccagcgacgatgGTGGAGGCACATATGACAGGGcagttttaagagactcctggacaggtatatggagctcagaaaaatagagggctatggataaccctgggtaatttctcaggtgAGAATATGTTctgcacagccttgtgggctgaagggcctgtattgtgctgtagggtttctatgtttctatctgcaaccctccaatcctctggaacttctcttgtccccattaatgatgcaaggatcattgctagaggctgagcaatctcctccctcgcctcccagagTACCCTGGGGTACATCGCGTCCGGTCCCAGagtcttatccaacttgatgctttccaaaagctccaacacatcctcttttttaatgtctatttgctcaagcttttcaatccgctatTCATCCCTACAagcaccaagatccttttccgtagtgaatactgcagagaagtactcattaagtacctctgttatctcctccggttccatacacacttttccactgtcacacttgattggtcctattctctcacgtcctaTCCTttggctcttcacatacttgtagaatgccttggagttttctttaat is a window of Mobula birostris isolate sMobBir1 chromosome 10, sMobBir1.hap1, whole genome shotgun sequence DNA encoding:
- the arhgap20b gene encoding uncharacterized protein arhgap20b isoform X5 codes for the protein MKPVLERKRSASTMVFSKALSKSRLPSREQLISPTSPDSKSLVRAFSSPSTAFIMDERVQLTTGLQTQERHLFLFSDVLVITKLKSSTSLKLKNQVRLCEMWTAFCIDEVCERKTTPENSFVIGWPTTNCVITFSSSSVREKWLSALQWQIKETKQEEHPKKISMKVLVMTTQSGASALTLKVCNTDTARKVIKMAAQQLNEKDNASNYQLWVISGKEAAPYPLIGHEQPFSVIMNCLRDFTAHVEQSDGNAYSQDSNRVVLLEDLPKSKQCQFILKPRPQPDIHMTRESTPKILRKRKSIIDWALRRTSSNQSESSPASESPITPRKLFGLSLPAICKNGNLPKPIMDMLVLLYHEGPSTKGIFRRSANAKTCKELKEKLNSGNEVHMDSESVFVAAAVITDFLRNIPGSVLSSELYEKWMEGIEIKNEEGKILSIRNLIEQLPEANVLLLRHLFCVLNRIEKNSEENQMTAFNLALCIAPNMLWLPSPMSPEEESKCTRKVAILVQFMIEKSSQIFGSGLNTLFVGSRTVQRGNSEDSLDVDSIQPHYSSDDTESVSSDQNKQNLQKEQQRNSVFIASNDSKQYATEQTKDIWSQQRFFSEGVSSRTLLEKSDSRDLCEQSENESLYSCSSVSSLAAIQSIESARDRCSSEPSVCLSHHLALSHEPVARQSSCDATMTHGHIDYLQQLKMLQIESQKLLDDGRGLVSNKMKYAFWRSPQINAKMKQPNPHRLNFSTRSSLSSLSSPTTSPSESSLSSIDSAFSYSESSMFGHNDSFLSMLGNSGRNQVSSSYTSNRLSGKLVGASPSSMASCLDDVHWYNGMEKERNMDYENEGEDSAQISMRHKNQASLDIGNSEKDVECFTNATCIGQDHTEKNIVPNNTEMLNGESHQEINSLTVLNATQSPEDPTSSTIKRTKITFYMTPGKILSIQHRGDQDVQNPEVTDAEQDDNSHYAVSSPRKETQRRSAQTIKLHIPQSVFYGQNSPLVLQSVGRRQIVERSKPSEQGITPKDFLPRSPSRDSLSQSDKDCSSPSHRPQQCSNSTSNKRHALRIVMPPSVKSTVKDYFLHNEAKLRFRDTTTVASELVSGRQEWQRRQCTKTYLEDFENIVYTDESYV